Proteins co-encoded in one Myripristis murdjan chromosome 4, fMyrMur1.1, whole genome shotgun sequence genomic window:
- the LOC115358397 gene encoding serine/arginine-rich splicing factor 11 isoform X1: MNSNTNVIQVTNVSPSTTSEQMRTLFGFLGNIEELKLFPPDDSPLPVTSRVCFVKFHESESVGVSQHLTNTVFVDRALIVVPFAEGVIPDESKALSLLAPANAVAGMMPGGGLLPTPNPLASMGGAPFGGLGGPNMEQIAMGMPGPNMNPQALSADFLKLMQSMDPKLNPMAAGLNLNPGLKADASNKEIEEAMKRVREAQSLISAAIEPGNKKDEKRKHSRSRSRSRSRRRRSRSRSKHRRSKSRSRRRSHSRSRRRSKSPRRRRSHSRDRSRRSRSRDRRKEEKSKKRSKTPPKSYSSARRSRSISRRRRRSRSASRSPKRRLSRSPSPRRHKKEKKKDKDREKDRDRDRREDRDRSRDERERSTSKKKKSKDKERDRDRKSDSEKGDVKVTRDYDEEEQGYDSEKEGEEEEDDRKSDSDSASSPKAPEELERAEGAMPKKSKLNGDDHHQEDMEMSD, translated from the exons ATGAATTCCAACACGAACGTGATTCAGGTGACCAATGTCTCCCCGAGCACCACGTCCGAGCAAATGAGGACTCTGTTCGGATTCCTCGGGAACATAGAGGAGCTCAAGTTATTTCCACCTGA TGACTCTCCCTTGCCTGTGACTTCACGTGTCTGTTTTGTAAAGTTCCATGAGTCTGAGTCGGTGGGCGTGTCCCAGCACCTGACAAACACCGTCTTTGTGGACAGAGCCTTGATTGTTGTCCCATTTGCTGAAG GAGTTATTCCTGATGAATCTAAAGCTCTGTCGCTGCTGGCTCCAGCCAATGCCGTGGCAGGAATGATGCCTGGGGGAGGCCTTCTACCCACACCAAATCCTTTGGCATCA ATGGGAGGGGCACCATTCGGAGGTCTTGGAGGTCCTAACATGGAGCAAATAGCCATGGGGATGCCTGGACCTAACATGAACCCCCAG GCTCTTTCTGCTGACTTCCTGAAGCTCATGCAGTCGATGGACCCCAA GTTGAATCCTATGGCAGCTGGACTGAACTTAAACCCAGGGTTGAAAGCTGATGCCTCCAATAAGGAGATTGAGGAGGCCATGAAGAGAGTTCGAGAAGCCCAGTCCCTCATATCTGCAGCCATAGAGCCAGGAA ataaaaaagatgaaaagcgCAAACATTCCCGCTCTCGCTCCCGGTCACGGTCACGACGCAGGAGGTCCAGGTCTCGTTCAAAACACAG ACGATCAAAGAGCCGTTCTCGGCGGAGGTCCCACtcgaggagcaggaggaggtccAAGAGCCCACGAAGGAGGAGGTCTCACTCCCGAGATAGAAGCCGCCGAAGTAGATCCAG GgacagaaggaaggaggagaagtcTAAGAAACGGTCTAAGACGCCCCCCAAGAGCTACAGTAGCGCCCGCAGGTCTCGGAGTATTAGCCG GAGACGCAGGCGAAGCCGCAGTGCATCTCGGTCCCCAAAGAGGAGGCTTTCCAGATCGCCATCACCCAGACG ccacaagaaagagaaaaagaaggacaaGGATCGGGAGAAGGACCGcgacagagacaggagggaggaccgggacaggagcagagatgaaagaGAACGTTCCACtagtaagaagaagaagagcaaagacaaagagagagatcgGGATCGCAAGTCTGATAGCGAGAAAGGAGATGTCAAG GTGACCAGGGATTATGACGAGGAGGAGCAGGGTTACGACAgcgagaaggagggagaggaggaggaggatgacaggAAGAGTGACTCGGACTCCGCCTCGTCCCCCAAAGCCCCCGAGGAGCTGGAGAGAGCCGAGGGAGCGATGCCTAAGAAGTCCAAACTAAATGGAGACGATCATCACCAGGAGGACATGGAGATGAGCGACTAA
- the LOC115358397 gene encoding serine/arginine-rich splicing factor 11 isoform X3 encodes MMPGGGLLPTPNPLASMGGAPFGGLGGPNMEQIAMGMPGPNMNPQALSADFLKLMQSMDPKLNPMAAGLNLNPGLKADASNKEIEEAMKRVREAQSLISAAIEPGNKKDEKRKHSRSRSRSRSRRRRSRSRSKHRRSKSRSRRRSHSRSRRRSKSPRRRRSHSRDRSRRSRSRDRRKEEKSKKRSKTPPKSYSSARRSRSISRRRRRSRSASRSPKRRLSRSPSPRRHKKEKKKDKDREKDRDRDRREDRDRSRDERERSTSKKKKSKDKERDRDRKSDSEKGDVKVTRDYDEEEQGYDSEKEGEEEEDDRKSDSDSASSPKAPEELERAEGAMPKKSKLNGDDHHQEDMEMSD; translated from the exons ATGATGCCTGGGGGAGGCCTTCTACCCACACCAAATCCTTTGGCATCA ATGGGAGGGGCACCATTCGGAGGTCTTGGAGGTCCTAACATGGAGCAAATAGCCATGGGGATGCCTGGACCTAACATGAACCCCCAG GCTCTTTCTGCTGACTTCCTGAAGCTCATGCAGTCGATGGACCCCAA GTTGAATCCTATGGCAGCTGGACTGAACTTAAACCCAGGGTTGAAAGCTGATGCCTCCAATAAGGAGATTGAGGAGGCCATGAAGAGAGTTCGAGAAGCCCAGTCCCTCATATCTGCAGCCATAGAGCCAGGAA ataaaaaagatgaaaagcgCAAACATTCCCGCTCTCGCTCCCGGTCACGGTCACGACGCAGGAGGTCCAGGTCTCGTTCAAAACACAG ACGATCAAAGAGCCGTTCTCGGCGGAGGTCCCACtcgaggagcaggaggaggtccAAGAGCCCACGAAGGAGGAGGTCTCACTCCCGAGATAGAAGCCGCCGAAGTAGATCCAG GgacagaaggaaggaggagaagtcTAAGAAACGGTCTAAGACGCCCCCCAAGAGCTACAGTAGCGCCCGCAGGTCTCGGAGTATTAGCCG GAGACGCAGGCGAAGCCGCAGTGCATCTCGGTCCCCAAAGAGGAGGCTTTCCAGATCGCCATCACCCAGACG ccacaagaaagagaaaaagaaggacaaGGATCGGGAGAAGGACCGcgacagagacaggagggaggaccgggacaggagcagagatgaaagaGAACGTTCCACtagtaagaagaagaagagcaaagacaaagagagagatcgGGATCGCAAGTCTGATAGCGAGAAAGGAGATGTCAAG GTGACCAGGGATTATGACGAGGAGGAGCAGGGTTACGACAgcgagaaggagggagaggaggaggaggatgacaggAAGAGTGACTCGGACTCCGCCTCGTCCCCCAAAGCCCCCGAGGAGCTGGAGAGAGCCGAGGGAGCGATGCCTAAGAAGTCCAAACTAAATGGAGACGATCATCACCAGGAGGACATGGAGATGAGCGACTAA
- the LOC115358397 gene encoding serine/arginine-rich splicing factor 11 isoform X2, with the protein MNSNTNVIQVTNVSPSTTSEQMRTLFGFLGNIEELKLFPPDDSPLPVTSRVCFVKFHESESVGVSQHLTNTVFVDRALIVVPFAEGVIPDESKALSLLAPANAVAGMMPGGGLLPTPNPLASALSADFLKLMQSMDPKLNPMAAGLNLNPGLKADASNKEIEEAMKRVREAQSLISAAIEPGNKKDEKRKHSRSRSRSRSRRRRSRSRSKHRRSKSRSRRRSHSRSRRRSKSPRRRRSHSRDRSRRSRSRDRRKEEKSKKRSKTPPKSYSSARRSRSISRRRRRSRSASRSPKRRLSRSPSPRRHKKEKKKDKDREKDRDRDRREDRDRSRDERERSTSKKKKSKDKERDRDRKSDSEKGDVKVTRDYDEEEQGYDSEKEGEEEEDDRKSDSDSASSPKAPEELERAEGAMPKKSKLNGDDHHQEDMEMSD; encoded by the exons ATGAATTCCAACACGAACGTGATTCAGGTGACCAATGTCTCCCCGAGCACCACGTCCGAGCAAATGAGGACTCTGTTCGGATTCCTCGGGAACATAGAGGAGCTCAAGTTATTTCCACCTGA TGACTCTCCCTTGCCTGTGACTTCACGTGTCTGTTTTGTAAAGTTCCATGAGTCTGAGTCGGTGGGCGTGTCCCAGCACCTGACAAACACCGTCTTTGTGGACAGAGCCTTGATTGTTGTCCCATTTGCTGAAG GAGTTATTCCTGATGAATCTAAAGCTCTGTCGCTGCTGGCTCCAGCCAATGCCGTGGCAGGAATGATGCCTGGGGGAGGCCTTCTACCCACACCAAATCCTTTGGCATCA GCTCTTTCTGCTGACTTCCTGAAGCTCATGCAGTCGATGGACCCCAA GTTGAATCCTATGGCAGCTGGACTGAACTTAAACCCAGGGTTGAAAGCTGATGCCTCCAATAAGGAGATTGAGGAGGCCATGAAGAGAGTTCGAGAAGCCCAGTCCCTCATATCTGCAGCCATAGAGCCAGGAA ataaaaaagatgaaaagcgCAAACATTCCCGCTCTCGCTCCCGGTCACGGTCACGACGCAGGAGGTCCAGGTCTCGTTCAAAACACAG ACGATCAAAGAGCCGTTCTCGGCGGAGGTCCCACtcgaggagcaggaggaggtccAAGAGCCCACGAAGGAGGAGGTCTCACTCCCGAGATAGAAGCCGCCGAAGTAGATCCAG GgacagaaggaaggaggagaagtcTAAGAAACGGTCTAAGACGCCCCCCAAGAGCTACAGTAGCGCCCGCAGGTCTCGGAGTATTAGCCG GAGACGCAGGCGAAGCCGCAGTGCATCTCGGTCCCCAAAGAGGAGGCTTTCCAGATCGCCATCACCCAGACG ccacaagaaagagaaaaagaaggacaaGGATCGGGAGAAGGACCGcgacagagacaggagggaggaccgggacaggagcagagatgaaagaGAACGTTCCACtagtaagaagaagaagagcaaagacaaagagagagatcgGGATCGCAAGTCTGATAGCGAGAAAGGAGATGTCAAG GTGACCAGGGATTATGACGAGGAGGAGCAGGGTTACGACAgcgagaaggagggagaggaggaggaggatgacaggAAGAGTGACTCGGACTCCGCCTCGTCCCCCAAAGCCCCCGAGGAGCTGGAGAGAGCCGAGGGAGCGATGCCTAAGAAGTCCAAACTAAATGGAGACGATCATCACCAGGAGGACATGGAGATGAGCGACTAA